The proteins below come from a single bacterium genomic window:
- a CDS encoding 7-cyano-7-deazaguanine synthase, which translates to MYNEKELSYFISCGYLPILDEKPLNQLFGYDFDALNLSNSNSIEDESIMIDEGVKTLRACFEDLSSKDHVIPLSGGLDSRLIIASLLESGIQDRIQTVTYGQPGAYNYEIAVKLAKKLGLKHKTINLNKIKIDTESLLQTAKNGGSWTWLIDAFYNSIVCHEYGNDVVYWSGFMGDPLAGSHLPIQKSRTWDEAKSIFVKWNNLNHFANLPKLGLRLEDCLPETPIIDSSVLSFDEQIDFAIRQKNYIKRVVLVNNFKFRTPFTTPKWVEFTLSLPRELRFKRYLFNKIALSAYPKIFKLPTEGYLGAGLHASDSKLLIRRALNKSREIISNVFNKDDLFKSFWESINVFRRVNYVDFQSAINNRKDYRETIQENLADLKKRHIVDWVNLDEIYRQYRDGSYNNSLALLFLTSLEISLKAEEEQSEKRS; encoded by the coding sequence ATGTATAATGAAAAAGAGTTGTCATATTTTATTTCCTGCGGCTACCTCCCAATTCTAGACGAAAAACCTCTTAACCAGTTATTCGGTTATGATTTTGATGCTTTAAATCTCTCCAATTCCAACAGCATCGAGGATGAGTCCATTATGATCGACGAAGGAGTAAAAACACTTCGAGCTTGCTTCGAAGATTTAAGCTCCAAAGACCACGTCATCCCTCTAAGTGGCGGTTTAGATTCCCGCTTAATTATCGCTTCACTATTAGAAAGCGGCATACAAGACCGAATCCAGACTGTAACTTATGGCCAACCCGGAGCATATAATTATGAAATAGCGGTCAAATTGGCAAAAAAACTGGGATTGAAACACAAAACGATAAATCTCAATAAAATTAAAATCGATACGGAATCGTTGCTCCAAACAGCCAAAAACGGAGGATCATGGACCTGGTTAATCGATGCCTTCTACAATTCGATTGTATGTCATGAATACGGCAATGACGTCGTTTACTGGAGTGGATTTATGGGCGACCCACTTGCCGGTTCGCATCTTCCAATTCAAAAAAGCCGAACCTGGGACGAGGCGAAATCTATCTTCGTAAAATGGAACAATCTCAATCATTTCGCCAATCTGCCGAAGCTGGGACTCAGATTAGAGGATTGCCTCCCAGAAACACCCATTATAGATAGCTCGGTTCTTTCTTTCGATGAGCAAATTGATTTCGCTATAAGGCAGAAAAATTATATAAAGCGAGTAGTCCTGGTTAATAATTTTAAATTCCGCACACCTTTCACAACACCAAAATGGGTCGAGTTTACTCTCAGTCTTCCAAGAGAGTTGCGCTTTAAACGATATTTATTTAATAAGATAGCCTTATCCGCCTATCCAAAAATATTCAAGTTGCCCACCGAGGGCTATTTGGGCGCAGGACTTCACGCCTCTGATTCAAAACTCCTTATTAGACGCGCACTCAATAAATCCCGCGAGATAATATCGAATGTTTTCAACAAAGACGACCTCTTTAAATCCTTCTGGGAATCTATAAATGTTTTCAGGAGGGTGAACTATGTAGATTTTCAATCCGCAATAAACAATCGGAAGGACTACCGAGAAACCATTCAAGAAAACTTAGCCGATTTAAAAAAGCGCCATATTGTGGACTGGGTGAACCTCGATGAAATATATCGCCAATATCGGGATGGAAGCTACAATAATAGTCTTGCTTTATTATTTTTAACATCACTCGAGATTAGCCTAAAAGCGGAGGAGGAACAATCAGAAAAAAGAAGTTAA